A window of Thermodesulfovibrionales bacterium contains these coding sequences:
- the queC gene encoding 7-cyano-7-deazaguanine synthase QueC: MKAVVLLSGGIDSSTTLAWAKAEGYELYALSFDYSQRHRIELDAARKVSSSLGVKKHLIIKFDLREIGGSALTSKIEVPKMQTGAKHEIPVTYVPARNTIFLSFGLAWAEVLEAPDIFIGANAVDYSGYPDCRPEYLWAFEDMANLATKASVEGRIHFSIKAPLLYMSKAEIIRLGVSLGLDYSLTWSCYDPQEKDGLFYPCMTCDSCLFRKKGFKEAGIEDPLKHA, encoded by the coding sequence ATGAAGGCAGTTGTTCTTTTAAGTGGGGGTATTGATTCCTCAACAACACTTGCCTGGGCAAAGGCAGAAGGATACGAACTCTATGCCCTGAGTTTTGATTACAGTCAGCGACACAGGATAGAGCTTGATGCAGCAAGAAAAGTTTCCAGCAGTCTTGGAGTTAAAAAACATCTCATAATCAAGTTTGACCTCAGAGAGATAGGTGGCTCAGCCCTCACCTCTAAGATAGAGGTTCCAAAGATGCAGACCGGTGCTAAACATGAAATCCCTGTAACCTATGTGCCTGCAAGGAACACCATTTTCCTTTCTTTTGGCCTTGCATGGGCAGAGGTACTTGAGGCTCCTGATATATTCATAGGTGCAAATGCAGTAGATTACAGCGGTTATCCTGATTGCAGGCCTGAGTATTTATGGGCCTTTGAAGACATGGCTAATCTTGCTACAAAGGCATCTGTAGAAGGAAGGATTCATTTCAGCATAAAGGCACCTCTTTTATACATGTCTAAGGCAGAGATTATCAGGCTTGGTGTATCCCTTGGACTGGACTACTCCCTTACATGGAGCTGTTATGACCCTCAGGAAAAGGATGGTCTTTTTTATCCCTGCATGACCTGTGATAGCTGTCTCTTCAGGAAGAAAGGCTTTAAGGAAGCAGGGATTGAAGATCCATTAAAACATGC